In Luteimonas viscosa, the following proteins share a genomic window:
- a CDS encoding serine/threonine-protein kinase: protein METTAMDAAHWQDLRRLFDAVCDLPSSQWEAGLRALSEDPALVAEALALLHAQTASFDRALQPLRDLMASLPDAELQVGGRLGAWQLVERLGSGGMGTVFVAERADGLFRQRVAIKLLRGTAGGGATAERLAVERQILADLQHPDIARLYDGGTTPAGAPYLVMEYVQGQPLDEYCEQAAPPLQQRLGMFLRICRAVQAAHQRLVVHCDLKPGNVLVRPGGDPVLLDFGIARLLDAEAPGEASAFCTPAYASPELFAGKSVSVVSDVFSLGILLTELLACRRVGRGAGDIGVPVPMPSAHAHPACPWRRRLAGDLDAIAARACALDPSRRYPSVEAFAADVERHMQRRPVRARVPTLRYRAGRWLHRHWREGAVAAAMVLGAGVFVWQLGMAQARAQREAEVASQVADFLIEAFTVDSGAAQGKDGRGEISAREVLDRGAARVDSSLAHAPHMQARLRMVLGRAYRGLGVPGRAEGLFRQAADDYLAPAVARPLDAASALDELSVLMSNQMRGDQAVEVARQAVALRESGGADQAALAHAYNVLGLALLRSADLDGSREALESSLAIGRRVFGEGTVANSSALHNLGLLHREMGDNAASETHYRQALAIRRRHHRHSDMVQSSLQGLAVTLAAQGRHGESVALLRENLALARALYGIDSDKVAKARLRLAIALQDRGNYLEAHEHLLQALATSERVGGADGLDHAHILNAYAGLLAARGDEPGAERGYRRVLAIRRRHLPADDRALMRTSEQLALVLARQQRIAEADSAFQGALPRWRQIYRTAGAMPLELAGAQLRHAEWLLRRGALEAAEASLQASLDGQPPMQLRAQALKAELALARDEWDRSRGRWESVIERGSAVYGADSVLVAEWRVPYARALAASERWREAEEQLRLAEPPLRREMVADAPILREVDSVRATLATAGRQVGG, encoded by the coding sequence ATGGAAACCACGGCCATGGACGCCGCGCACTGGCAGGACCTGAGGCGGCTGTTCGACGCGGTGTGCGACCTGCCGTCGTCGCAGTGGGAGGCGGGCCTGCGCGCGCTCAGCGAGGATCCTGCACTGGTGGCCGAGGCCCTGGCCCTGCTCCATGCACAGACCGCCAGCTTCGACCGCGCGCTGCAGCCGCTGCGGGACCTCATGGCGTCGTTGCCCGACGCCGAACTGCAGGTCGGCGGGCGCCTGGGCGCCTGGCAACTGGTCGAACGCCTGGGAAGCGGCGGCATGGGCACCGTGTTCGTGGCCGAACGCGCCGATGGCCTGTTCCGCCAGCGCGTGGCGATCAAGCTGCTGCGCGGCACCGCAGGCGGAGGGGCGACCGCCGAACGCCTGGCGGTCGAGCGCCAGATCCTTGCGGACCTGCAGCATCCGGACATCGCCCGGCTCTACGACGGCGGCACCACCCCTGCGGGCGCGCCGTACCTGGTGATGGAGTACGTCCAGGGCCAGCCGCTGGACGAGTACTGCGAGCAAGCGGCACCACCCCTGCAACAACGCCTCGGGATGTTCCTGCGCATCTGCCGCGCGGTGCAGGCCGCGCACCAGCGCCTGGTGGTGCATTGCGACCTCAAGCCCGGGAACGTGCTGGTGCGTCCGGGCGGCGATCCGGTGCTGCTGGATTTCGGCATCGCCCGGCTGCTGGATGCGGAGGCGCCGGGAGAGGCCAGCGCGTTCTGCACCCCTGCCTACGCCAGTCCGGAGTTGTTCGCCGGCAAGTCCGTCAGCGTCGTCAGCGACGTCTTCAGCCTCGGGATCCTGCTGACCGAATTGCTGGCGTGCCGAAGGGTCGGCCGCGGCGCGGGCGACATCGGCGTGCCGGTCCCGATGCCTTCCGCCCACGCCCACCCGGCTTGCCCCTGGCGTCGACGCCTGGCGGGCGACCTGGACGCGATCGCCGCCCGTGCATGCGCGCTCGATCCATCTCGGCGATACCCGTCGGTGGAGGCGTTCGCCGCCGACGTCGAGCGGCATATGCAACGGCGCCCGGTGCGCGCCCGCGTGCCGACCCTGCGCTACCGTGCCGGCAGGTGGCTGCATCGGCACTGGCGGGAGGGGGCGGTGGCCGCGGCGATGGTGCTGGGCGCAGGCGTGTTCGTCTGGCAACTGGGGATGGCCCAGGCGCGCGCGCAGCGCGAGGCCGAAGTCGCCAGCCAGGTCGCGGACTTCCTGATCGAAGCGTTCACCGTCGACAGCGGTGCGGCGCAGGGCAAGGACGGACGGGGCGAGATAAGCGCGCGCGAGGTCCTCGATCGCGGCGCGGCCAGGGTCGACTCGAGCCTGGCGCACGCTCCGCACATGCAGGCGCGCCTGCGCATGGTGCTGGGCCGGGCTTACCGGGGGCTCGGCGTGCCGGGGCGGGCGGAAGGACTGTTTCGGCAGGCGGCCGACGACTACCTCGCTCCCGCCGTCGCCCGGCCGCTCGATGCAGCCAGCGCCCTCGATGAACTGTCCGTCCTCATGTCCAACCAGATGCGGGGCGACCAGGCCGTCGAGGTCGCGCGGCAGGCGGTGGCGTTGCGCGAGTCGGGCGGTGCCGACCAGGCGGCGCTGGCCCACGCCTACAACGTGCTCGGCCTGGCGCTGTTGAGGAGCGCCGATCTCGACGGTTCGCGCGAAGCGCTGGAAAGCAGTCTTGCGATCGGTCGCAGGGTCTTCGGTGAGGGAACGGTCGCGAACTCCAGCGCGCTCCACAATCTGGGCTTGCTGCATCGCGAGATGGGGGACAACGCTGCATCCGAAACCCACTATCGACAGGCGCTCGCGATCAGGCGCCGGCACCATCGGCACAGCGACATGGTGCAGTCCAGCCTCCAGGGGCTCGCCGTCACCCTTGCCGCGCAGGGCCGTCATGGCGAGTCGGTGGCGCTGCTGCGCGAGAATCTGGCGCTGGCGCGCGCCCTGTACGGCATCGACAGCGACAAGGTGGCGAAGGCGCGGCTGCGCCTGGCGATCGCGCTGCAGGACCGGGGGAACTACCTCGAAGCGCACGAGCACCTGCTGCAGGCGCTGGCGACCAGCGAGCGGGTCGGTGGCGCGGATGGCCTCGATCATGCCCATATCCTCAATGCGTACGCGGGCCTGCTCGCCGCGCGCGGAGACGAGCCCGGGGCCGAGCGGGGGTACCGACGGGTGCTGGCGATCCGGCGCAGGCACCTGCCGGCAGATGACCGAGCGCTGATGCGTACCTCCGAACAGCTGGCCCTGGTACTGGCGCGCCAGCAACGCATCGCGGAAGCGGACAGCGCCTTCCAGGGTGCGTTGCCGCGGTGGCGACAGATCTACCGGACGGCGGGGGCGATGCCGCTTGAACTCGCCGGCGCGCAATTGCGGCACGCCGAGTGGCTGCTTCGGCGGGGTGCCCTGGAGGCCGCCGAAGCGTCGCTGCAGGCATCGCTGGACGGCCAGCCGCCGATGCAGCTCCGCGCGCAGGCGCTGAAGGCCGAACTTGCGCTGGCACGCGACGAGTGGGATCGGTCGCGGGGGCGATGGGAATCGGTGATCGAACGCGGCAGTGCCGTGTACGGTGCTGACAGCGTCCTGGTCGCGGAATGGAGAGTGCCCTATGCCCGGGCATTGGCTGCCAGCGAAAGGTGGCGCGAGGCCGAGGAGCAGTTGCGCCTGGCCGAGCCGCCCTTGCGCAGGGAGATGGTTGCCGACGCGCCGATCTTGCGGGAGGTGGACTCGGTCCGGGCGACGCTGGCCACCGCTGGCCGGCAAGTCGGCGGATAA
- a CDS encoding 2OG-Fe dioxygenase family protein, which translates to MTAPFPPPLSDARRVLDDIRVHGFAVLPADALAALAQARGEDFARLEAGWNDLPPDAYLRDGGRYRSRRHSCFVVQGDDVRQAPHRAHWQSLDYNALHGGMLRMFEPIAPETVGAPAWTALLRGLARWCSALKGDQPWYVEAHQFRIDTTDGIGRPTPEGAHRDGVDFVAVILVARHAIKGGETRVFQADGPDGQRFTLLQPWSLLFLDDARMIHESTPIQPASEDAPGHRDTLVLTFRAGGFQGDD; encoded by the coding sequence ATGACGGCTCCGTTTCCCCCGCCCCTGTCCGACGCCCGCCGGGTGCTGGACGACATCCGCGTTCACGGCTTCGCGGTGCTCCCGGCAGACGCGCTCGCCGCCCTGGCGCAGGCGCGCGGCGAGGACTTCGCGCGCCTGGAAGCGGGCTGGAACGACCTGCCGCCCGACGCCTATCTCCGCGACGGCGGCCGCTACCGCAGCCGCCGGCATTCGTGCTTCGTGGTCCAGGGCGACGACGTGCGCCAGGCTCCGCACCGCGCCCACTGGCAGTCGCTCGATTACAACGCGCTGCATGGCGGCATGCTGCGCATGTTCGAGCCGATCGCACCGGAAACGGTCGGCGCGCCGGCGTGGACGGCGCTGCTCCGCGGCCTGGCCCGCTGGTGTTCCGCGCTCAAGGGCGACCAGCCGTGGTACGTGGAGGCGCACCAGTTCCGCATCGACACCACCGACGGCATCGGCCGGCCGACGCCGGAAGGCGCGCACCGCGACGGCGTCGATTTCGTCGCCGTGATCCTGGTGGCGCGCCACGCCATCAAGGGCGGGGAGACCCGCGTGTTCCAGGCCGACGGCCCCGACGGGCAGCGCTTCACCCTGCTGCAGCCGTGGTCGCTGCTGTTCCTGGACGATGCACGCATGATCCACGAGTCGACCCCGATCCAGCCGGCCAGCGAAGATGCGCCCGGCCATCGCGACACCCTGGTGCTCACCTTCCGTGCCGGCGGCTTCCAGGGCGACGACTGA
- a CDS encoding ECF-type sigma factor, which produces MGEDLTRLLHGWRGGDAAARDRLLEEVYDTLRGMAAARLGRSRDQRTLQPTAVVNEALMRMLGGDLDWEDRAHFFALASLKMRSVLVDHARARAADKRGGDVAMLTLSHAERESGEDVEYDVMALHQALEQLAMRDVRAARGLEMAYFGGMEQRDIACVLGISVPTVERDLRFARAWLNQRLS; this is translated from the coding sequence ATGGGTGAGGATCTGACCCGTTTGCTGCATGGGTGGCGGGGAGGCGACGCGGCCGCGCGCGACCGTTTGCTGGAAGAGGTCTACGACACCTTGCGCGGGATGGCGGCCGCGCGCCTGGGCCGCAGCCGCGACCAGCGTACGCTCCAGCCGACGGCCGTGGTCAACGAGGCGCTGATGCGCATGCTCGGCGGCGATCTCGACTGGGAGGACCGCGCGCACTTCTTCGCGCTGGCGTCGCTGAAGATGCGTTCGGTGCTGGTCGACCATGCGCGCGCCCGTGCCGCGGACAAACGTGGCGGCGACGTCGCCATGCTCACGCTCTCGCACGCGGAGCGCGAATCGGGCGAGGACGTGGAATACGACGTGATGGCGCTTCACCAGGCGCTCGAGCAGTTGGCGATGCGCGATGTGCGCGCCGCGCGCGGCCTGGAGATGGCCTACTTCGGCGGCATGGAACAGCGCGATATCGCCTGCGTGCTGGGGATATCGGTGCCGACGGTCGAGCGCGACCTGCGCTTTGCGCGGGCGTGGTTGAACCAGCGGCTGTCCTAG